The Salinirubellus salinus genome segment GGGACGGCGCTCCTGCGGCGGCTCCGCGAGGAGTACGAGTACGACGCCGTCGACCTCTCGAAGTCCACCGTCTACGACAACATCCGACGACTCGAGGGGATGGGGTTGCTCGACCGCGAGGAGACCACCGGCAGGACGAACACCTACGTCGTCTCGGAGGAGGGACGCAGTCGGCTGCTGGCGTACC includes the following:
- a CDS encoding PadR family transcriptional regulator; protein product: MRTPGVTSPKPLADCSSLQRDILVSTSEMGPSSGTALLRRLREEYEYDAVDLSKSTVYDNIRRLEGMGLLDREETTGRTNTYVVSEEGRSRLLAYRRWVVDSIPPMDPSERF